Proteins from a genomic interval of Mycolicibacterium grossiae:
- a CDS encoding alpha/beta hydrolase has product MKLSSGVLAATTVIALVAGCSNVVDGRALVGAPPPGSPVDWSACEEDAGGDSPLPSGAECGMLSVPVDYAKPDGDVAQLAMIKFPATGRKIGSLVVNPGGPGESGVGAAASLVGSLPESVRERFDLVGFDPRGVGSSTPAVWCNSDEDNDRIRADPQVDYSPEGVAHIESETKDFVARCVDKMGEEFLANVGTASVAKDLDSIRQALGDDKLTYLGYSYGTRIGATYAELFPDKVRAMILDGAVDPNADPLEADIRQAAAFQTAFNDYAADCAKDPSCPLGTDPAKAVEVYKSLVDPLVSKPAKTDDRRGLSYGDAIIGTILPLYSPNLWRHLTQALSELRAGRGDTMLALADLYMGRDPQGHYNNSTDVRVAVNCVDEPPVTDRAKVIEQDRRAREVAPFMSYGAFTGNAPLGTCAFWPVPPTSKPHEVAVKGLPPTLVVSTTNDPATPYQAGVDLAKQLGGALLTFDGTQHTVVFQGNSCVDDIAATYLVDVTVPPPGARC; this is encoded by the coding sequence ATGAAGCTCTCCAGCGGGGTCCTCGCGGCTACCACGGTCATCGCACTGGTGGCCGGCTGCAGCAACGTCGTGGACGGCCGCGCCCTGGTCGGTGCCCCGCCGCCCGGATCGCCGGTCGACTGGTCGGCCTGCGAGGAGGACGCCGGCGGGGACTCGCCCCTGCCCTCGGGTGCGGAGTGCGGCATGCTCTCGGTCCCCGTCGACTACGCCAAGCCCGACGGTGACGTCGCGCAGCTGGCGATGATCAAGTTCCCCGCCACGGGACGGAAGATCGGCTCGCTCGTCGTCAACCCCGGTGGGCCCGGCGAATCCGGTGTCGGCGCGGCGGCCTCCCTGGTGGGCAGCCTGCCGGAGTCGGTGCGCGAGCGCTTCGACCTGGTCGGCTTCGACCCGCGCGGGGTCGGCAGCTCCACGCCCGCGGTGTGGTGCAACTCCGACGAGGACAACGACCGCATCCGCGCCGACCCGCAGGTGGACTACTCACCCGAGGGCGTCGCGCACATCGAGTCCGAGACCAAGGACTTCGTGGCGCGCTGCGTCGACAAGATGGGCGAGGAGTTCCTGGCCAACGTCGGAACCGCGAGCGTGGCAAAGGATCTCGACTCGATCCGGCAGGCCCTGGGCGACGACAAGCTGACCTACCTCGGCTACTCCTACGGCACGCGCATCGGCGCCACCTACGCCGAGCTGTTCCCCGACAAGGTTCGCGCGATGATCCTCGACGGCGCCGTGGACCCCAACGCCGACCCGCTGGAGGCCGACATCCGGCAGGCGGCGGCGTTCCAGACCGCGTTCAACGACTACGCCGCGGACTGCGCGAAGGACCCGAGCTGTCCACTGGGCACCGACCCGGCCAAGGCCGTCGAGGTCTACAAGTCACTCGTCGACCCGCTGGTGTCCAAGCCCGCCAAGACCGACGATCGGCGCGGTCTGAGCTACGGCGACGCCATCATCGGGACCATCCTGCCGCTGTACTCGCCGAACCTGTGGCGTCACCTCACCCAGGCACTCAGCGAGCTGCGCGCCGGCCGCGGCGACACCATGCTGGCGCTCGCCGACCTCTACATGGGCCGCGACCCGCAGGGGCACTACAACAACTCGACCGACGTCCGGGTGGCGGTCAATTGCGTCGACGAGCCGCCGGTCACCGACCGCGCCAAGGTGATCGAGCAGGACCGCCGCGCCCGCGAGGTGGCGCCGTTCATGAGCTACGGCGCCTTCACCGGCAACGCACCGTTGGGCACGTGCGCCTTCTGGCCGGTGCCGCCGACGTCGAAGCCGCACGAGGTCGCCGTGAAGGGACTGCCGCCGACGCTGGTGGTCTCCACCACCAATGACCCGGCCACGCCGTATCAGGCGGGCGTCGACCTGGCCAAGCAGCTGGGCGGCGCGTTGCTCACCTTCGACGGCACCCAGCACACCGTGGTGTTCCAGGGCAACAGCTGCGTCGACGACATCGCCGCCACCTACCTGGTGGACGTCACGGTGCCGCCGCCCGGCGCCCGGTGCTGA
- a CDS encoding WS/DGAT/MGAT family O-acyltransferase — protein MPGFQRLSGLDARILYLETAAQPLHVCSVLEVDTSTMPGGYTFDRLRDALSLRIKAMPEFREKLVDNRLNLDHPVRVEDKDFDVDRHLHRIGLPAPGGRVELAEICAHIASLPLDRSRPLWEMWVIENVAGTDAHDGGRLAVLTKVHHSGVDGVTGANLMSQLCTTEPDAPPPDPVPGAGSATDLEIALGGAIRFAARPLRLVNVLPTTVSTVVDTVKRARSGLTMAPPFAAPKTAFNANITGHRNIAFAQLDLEDVKRVKNHFGVKVNDVVMALVSGALRRFLLDRGELPDSSLVAMVPVSVHDRSDRPGRNQVSGMFARLETNIADPVERIKAIADANSVAKQHSSAIGATLLQDWTQFAAPAVFGVAMRVYAASRLASAKPVHNLVLSNVPGPQIPLYFLGAEVKAMYPLGPIFHGSGLNVTVMSLRGTLDVGIISCPELLPDLWDMADDFQVELDALLAAIS, from the coding sequence ATGCCCGGCTTCCAGCGGCTCAGCGGACTCGACGCCAGAATCCTCTACCTCGAGACGGCCGCCCAGCCGCTCCACGTCTGCTCGGTGCTGGAGGTCGACACGTCCACCATGCCGGGCGGCTACACCTTCGACCGGCTGCGGGACGCGCTGAGCCTGCGGATCAAGGCGATGCCGGAGTTCCGGGAGAAGCTGGTGGACAACCGGCTCAACCTCGACCACCCGGTTCGCGTGGAGGACAAGGACTTCGACGTCGACCGGCACCTGCACCGGATAGGGCTGCCCGCGCCGGGCGGCCGGGTCGAACTCGCCGAGATCTGCGCGCACATCGCGTCCCTGCCGCTGGACCGCAGCAGACCGCTGTGGGAGATGTGGGTGATCGAGAACGTGGCCGGCACCGACGCCCACGACGGCGGCCGGCTGGCCGTGCTGACCAAGGTGCACCACTCGGGCGTGGACGGCGTGACCGGTGCCAACCTGATGTCGCAGCTGTGCACCACCGAACCCGATGCGCCGCCGCCGGACCCGGTACCGGGTGCGGGCTCGGCGACGGACCTGGAGATCGCGCTCGGCGGGGCGATCCGCTTCGCCGCGCGGCCCCTGCGGTTGGTCAACGTGCTGCCCACGACCGTCTCCACCGTGGTCGACACCGTGAAGCGGGCGCGCAGCGGCCTGACGATGGCGCCGCCGTTCGCCGCCCCGAAGACGGCGTTCAACGCCAACATCACCGGCCACCGCAACATCGCGTTCGCCCAGCTGGACCTCGAGGACGTCAAGCGCGTCAAGAACCACTTCGGCGTCAAGGTCAACGACGTGGTGATGGCCCTGGTGTCCGGGGCGCTGCGCCGCTTCCTGCTCGACCGCGGCGAACTGCCCGACAGCTCGCTGGTGGCGATGGTGCCGGTGTCGGTGCACGACCGCTCCGACCGGCCGGGCCGCAACCAGGTGTCCGGGATGTTCGCCCGGCTGGAGACCAACATCGCCGATCCCGTCGAACGGATCAAGGCGATCGCTGATGCGAATTCCGTTGCCAAGCAGCACAGTTCGGCCATCGGCGCCACGCTGCTGCAGGACTGGACGCAATTCGCCGCGCCGGCGGTGTTCGGCGTCGCGATGCGCGTCTATGCGGCGAGCCGGCTGGCCAGCGCCAAGCCCGTGCACAACCTGGTGCTCTCCAACGTGCCCGGACCGCAGATCCCGCTCTACTTCCTCGGCGCGGAGGTGAAGGCCATGTATCCGCTCGGCCCGATCTTCCACGGGTCCGGGCTGAACGTCACGGTGATGTCGCTGCGCGGCACGCTCGACGTCGGCATCATCTCCTGCCCGGAGTTGCTGCCGGACCTGTGGGACATGGCCGACGACTTCCAGGTGGAACTCGACGCGTTGCTGGCTGCCATCTCCTGA